In Aegilops tauschii subsp. strangulata cultivar AL8/78 chromosome 3, Aet v6.0, whole genome shotgun sequence, one genomic interval encodes:
- the LOC109770653 gene encoding putative F-box protein At2g02030 — protein MATAAATPRHGGLPEEIVIWEILVRLPQKSLLRCRAVCRAWRSATSARDFLAAHHDRQPNLPIVFQVYRGGQSLLALDNRGAAAPQLQPVARLDDHSSLEASCDGLLLLADYGRGVSTFSVCNPATRQFARLPMLSGFVSLGMYRHGPTGEYRILVCPVVPCSDGLFAGMFEMDGILGMACSNDEGKIIGIWMMQDYESEVWTLKYRFELPFEEIKMQCDMRQVRVKRGDMLIVVVPGGDGELLVLSRFDDVLFQINMDGKLVESFHREGLCLTQLQLKQTLALHTFLPALEGYVVNAPPFS, from the coding sequence CCAAAAATCCCTCCTCCGCTGCCGCGCCGTCTGCCGCGCCTGGCGCAGCGCCACCTCCGCCCGCGACTTCCTCGCCGCCCACCACGACCGTCAGCCCAACCTCCCCATCGTCTTCCAGGTATACCGCGGCGGCCAAAGCTTACTCGCCTTGGACAACCGGGGCGCCGCCGCCCCCCAGCTCCAACCCGTCGCTCGGCTTGACGACCACTCCAGTCTGGAAGCCTCCTGTGACGGTCTACTCCTCCTCGCCGACTATGGCAGGGGTGTTTCAACCTTCTCTGTGTGCAACCCAGCCACTCGTCAGTTTGCTCGCTTGCCGATGCTTTCCGGCTTCGTGTCTCTGGGGATGTATCGGCACGGCCCGACCGGCGAGTACCGAATACTCGTGTGCCCAGTCGTTCCTTGCAGCGATGGCCTGTTTGCTGGCATGTTTGAAATGGACGGCATCCTCGGCATGGCTTGCTCTAATGATGAAGGCAAAATCATTGGCATCTGGATGATGCAGGACTACGAAAGCGAGGTCTGGACCTTAAAATACCGTTTTGAATTGCCGTTTGAGGAGATCAAGATGCAGTGTGACATGAGGCAGGTTAGGGTGAAGCGTGGCGATATGTTGATTGTGGTTGTGCCCGGCGGCGATGGTGAGTTGCTTGTGCTATCACGATTTGACGATGTGCTGTTCCAGATTAACATGGATGGCAAGTTGGTTGAAAGTTTCCACCGTGAAGGCCTCTGTCTTACTCAACTTCAGCTCAAACAAACTCTTGCTCTGCATACATTCCTTCCGGCGCTAGAGGGTTATGTTGTGAATGCTCCACCTTTCAGCTGA
- the LOC109770656 gene encoding OVARIAN TUMOR DOMAIN-containing deubiquitinating enzyme 1, whose product MSQGSPAATGSSSGTTEPAHGQHGDSSDAAAAAASSSPPTLPPAAPLQRPQEERDGEQAGGSSSAAAGVDRKGKNLPSAPAVPSSESSSSSSGGSSPEDADAAASGARPFDSTAVFQQLLREQTATKEAGGPLAEGAGKKKKPEEAQVKSSHAIGELWHNLIKFFLGEEWHYSEHVNYQTHPMTEVRKYYRVPDLATGQGVDHLDAYSEFRRVTGDGECFYRSFIFSYLEQVLDRQDTHEEQRLLDAVKRVSVQHADLGWTSKFPRSYRAFKKLIKKLTRWKRHGMWKWNSITSTSSYRKEKLLEFFRSYDTTQDILTFLRLVVAIWICSHAEEYEQRVPDLSEHYSLKDWCFEHVTPSREYTDHVMMTALAEALEVPLRVEQLNGGPAHDIYTGPGPGVPLVSVTLLYTGIHYDVLYPRAAPAESSSQQTSQRKHPAD is encoded by the exons ATGAGCCAAGGTTCTCCCGCCGCGACGGGGTCCAGTTCAGGGACAACAGAAccggcccatgggcagcacggggactcctccgacgccgccgccgccgccgcctcctcctcgccgccgactcTCCCCCCTGCAGCGCCCCTCCAGCGGCCCCAAGAAGAGCGGGACGGCGAGCAGGCCGGAGGCTCGAGCTCCGCTGCGGCGGGGGTCGACCGGAAGGGCAAGAATCTCCCATCCGCACCCGCAGTTCCTTCTTCGGAGTCTTCATCTTCGAGCTCCGGGGGCAGCAGCCCCGAGGACGCCGACGCCGCGGCCTCCGGAGCCCGGCCGTTCGACAGCACGGCGGTGTTCCAGCAGCTGCTACGGGAGCAGACGGCCACCAAGGAGGCGGGCGGGCCGTTGGCCGAGGGGGCGGGCAAGAAAAAGAAGCCGGAGGAGGCGCAG GTGAAATCGTCGCACGCCATAGGGGAGCTCTGGCACAATCTTATAAAG TTTTTTCTTGGAGAAGAATGGCACTATTCAGAACATGTGAATTACCAG ACACATCCCATGACTGAAGTCAGAAAGTATTATCGGGTTCCTGATTTGGCTACGGGACAAGGAGTGGACCATCTTGATGCCTATTCAGAATTTAGACGGGTGACTGGAGATGGGGAGTGTTTCTACAGGAGCTTCATATTTTCCTACCTT GAGCAAGTTCTTGATAGGCAGGACACACATGAGGAACAGCGTCTGCTTGATGCTGTTAAAAGAGTGTCTGTGCAACATGCAGATCTAGGATGGACCTCTAAATTTCCCAGGAGCTACAGA GCATTTAAGAAGCTGATTAAGAAATTAACGAGATGGAAGAGGCACGGCATGTGGAAGTGGAACAGCATAACATCAACTAGCAG CTACCGTAAAGAGAAACTTCTCGAGTTCTTCAGAAGTTACGATACGACGCAAGACA TTCTTACTTTCCTCAGATTAGTAGTAGCCATCTGGATATGCTCGCACGCGGAGGAGTATGAACAGCGTGTACCAGACCTCAGTGAACATTACAGTCTGAAAGAT TGGTGCTTTGAGCACGTCACTCCATCTCGTGAGTACACGGACCATGTTATGATGACGGCCTTGGCCGAAGCGCTTGAGGTACCCCTTAGAGTGGAGCAACTCAATGGAGGACCTGCTCACGATATCTACACTGGTCCTGGACCTGGAGTTCCTCTTGTGAGTGTGACCCTTCTGTACACGGGCATTCACTACGACGTCCTCTACCCACGCGCTGCTCCTGCCGAGAGTTCAAGTCAACAGACTTCCCAGAGAAAACATCCTGCTGATTAG